The following coding sequences lie in one Phragmites australis chromosome 8, lpPhrAust1.1, whole genome shotgun sequence genomic window:
- the LOC133927293 gene encoding pentatricopeptide repeat-containing protein At5g44230 has product MVHLAPSRPPGRLLAHPPPRAPTDLPLPLLPPPSLTSLLLAAVASSPSFPHLRHLHALIVRLPLPPPSRPFLLSRLLRRLAALPLPPTRTPLRYARAVFSAHSPPDPFLAAALLRFALLTQPPLETFRLFSHLRLVHGGDLPFLPFAFSPLAKSAAVARSLPAAAAAHAVSILIGGFDKHRFVENSLIGAYVACGDVGAARKVFDEMMVKDVISWTSIVVAYSRSADMGSAEEVFARCPVKDMVAWTAMVTGYAQNAMPVKALEAFEQMAAAGMAIDEVSLIGAISACAQLGAVRRASWVQEIAERNGFGGNVIVGSGLVDMYAKCGLIDEAHKVFERMQEKNVYTYSSMIVGLASHGRANDAIALFKDMVRSADVEPNHVTFIGVLTACSHAGMVKEGRYYFAHMKDRYGILPSADHYACMVDLLGRAGLVNEALDLVKSMTLEPHGGVWGALLGACRIHGNTEVAKVAAEHLFKLEPEGIGNYVLLSNTLASAGEWDEVSKVRKLMRNRRLKKDPAVSWFEGRDGLVHQFFAGDNTHPRTHEIKKALLELVAKLKLSGYMPILSSIVYDVSEQEKERLLMSHSEKLALSFGLLTLGSRCTIRIVKNLRICDDCHLFIQLVSKVEPIEIIVRDNMRFHHFKDGECSCGGFW; this is encoded by the coding sequence ATGGTGCACCTCGCCCCGTCTCGCCCTCCCGGGCGGCTCCTCGCTCACCCACCACCGCGCGCGCCCACCGACCTGCCGCTCCCCCTCCTCCCGCCCCCGTCCCTCACATCGCTGCtgctcgccgccgtcgcctcctcgcCCTCCTTTCCccacctccgccacctccacGCGCTCATCGTCCGCCTGCCCCTCCCTCCGCCCTCCCGCCCATTCCTCCTCTCCCGCCTGCTCCGCCGCCTCGCCGCGCTCCCACTCCCGCCCACGCGCACGCCGCTCCGCTACGCGCGGGCCGTCTTCTCCGCCCACTCGCCACCCGACCccttcctcgccgccgcgctcctCCGCTTTGCGCTCCTCACGCAGCCGCCGCTGGAAaccttccgcctcttctcccaCCTCCGCCTCGTGCACGGCGGCGATCTTCCGTTCCTCCCGTTCGCTTTCTCCCCGCTGGCCAAGTCTGCCGCGGTCGCGCGCTCcctacccgccgccgccgccgcccacgcGGTCTCGATCCTCATCGGAGGGTTTGATAAGCATCGGTTTGTTGAGAACTCGCTGATCGGTGCTTATGTTGCCTGTGGTGATGTTGGTGCTGCACGTAAGGTGTTTGATGAAATGATGGTGAAGGATGTCATTTCCTGGACAAGCATTGTGGTGGCGTATTCCAGAAGCGCGGATATGGGGTCAGCGGAGGAGGTGTTTGCACGGTGCCCAGTGAAGGATATGGTGGCGTGGACAGCGATGGTGACTGGGTATGCGCAGAATGCCATGCCAgtgaaggctctggaggcatTTGAGCAGATGGCGGCAGCTGGCATGGCCATTGATGAAGTTTCATTGATCGGTGCTATCTCAGCTTGTGCTCAGCTTGGTGCAGTGAGACGTGCCTCCTGGGTTCAGGAGATTGCAGAGAGGAATGGTTTTGGAGGGAATGTGATTGTTGGGTCAGGGTTGGTGGACATGTATGCGAAGTGTGGTCTCATTGACGAGGCACACAAGGTGTTTGAAAGGATGCAAGAGAAGAACGTCTACACTTATAGCTCAATGATTGTTGGCCTCGCATCACATGGGAGGGCTAACGATGCAATTGCTTTGTTCAAAGACATGGTTAGGAGTGCAGATGTGGAACCGAATCATGTTACCTTCATTGGGGTGTTGACAGCTTGTAGCCATGCAGGGATGGTTAAAGAAGGGCGCTACTACTTTGCACACATGAAGGACAGGTATGGGATATTGCCATCCGCAGATCACTATGCTTGTATGGTTGATTTGCTTGGTCGGGCTGGATTGGTGAATGAAGCCCTTGATCTTGTAAAGTCAATGACCTTGGAGCCTCATGGTGGTGTCTGGGGGGCACTGCTAGGGGCTTGCCGAATCCATGGAAATACCGAAGTTGCTAAGGTTGCTGCTGAACATCTTTTTAAGCTCGAGCCAGAGGGCATAGGGAACTACGTGTTGTTATCAAATACACTTGCATCAGCAGGAGAGTGGGATGAAGTGTCAAAGGTTAGGAAACTGATGAGGAACCGGAGGCTGAAAAAGGATCCTGCAGTTAGCTGGTTTGAAGGCCGAGATGGTTTGGTGCATCAGTTCTTTGCTGGTGATAATACGCACCCAAGGACACATGAAATAAAGAAGGCACTGTTGGAGCTAGTGGCAAAATTGAAGCTTTCAGGTTATATGCCAATCCTGAGTTCAATTGTTTATGATGTAAGTGAGCAAGAGAAAGAAAGGTTGTTAATGAGTCACAGTGAGAAGCTTGCTCTGTCATTTGGATTGCTCACACTTGGGTCTAGATGCACAATTAGGATAGTAAAGAATCTAAGAATCTGTGATGACTGCCATTTATTTATACAATTGGTGTCAAAAGTTGAGCCCATTGAGATTATAGTCAGGGACAATATGAGATTCCATCATTTCAAGGACGGGGAATGCTCCTGTGGTGGATTCTGGTGA
- the LOC133927294 gene encoding uncharacterized protein LOC133927294 isoform X1 yields MRIRASGMATDLLGTHRIRSALLEIKDTAITIGIKSRDCIHKIAKLLLKARQKLLYTLEVPMDKHSRQDSKESVRRTIMEHDKLFRQQVHELHRLYNVQKSLMTELGCENHSFQSRTEETHEVVQGSRPNLKSSPSTSETNQSARLDYVQHSAPQQVPEHLSLQECKPGTCLSLFSEETSTTKDGFHTERPAGSHKSVEDESWSASVECDLDLKLSIGPSSHATKGRPWLFSGSRERHPSGQHP; encoded by the exons ATGAGAATCAGGGCTTCAG GAATGGCTACTGATTTGCTTGGTACTCACAGAATCCGCTCTGCCTTGTTGGAGATAAAAGATACAGCAATCACAATAGGTATAAAAAGTAGAGATTGTATTCATAAAATAGCCAAATTATTGCTGAAAGCTAGGCAAAAGCTTTTATACACCTTGGAAGTGCCAATGGACAAGCATTCCAGACAAGACAGTAAGGAATCAGTTCGGAGAACAATCATGGAGCATGATAAGCTTTTCAGGCAGCAG GTGCACGAATTACATCGGTTATATAATGTGCAGAAATCACTGATGACTGAACTAGGTTGTGAGAATCATAGTTTCCAATCTAGAACAGAAGAAACTCATGAAGTGGTGCAGGGATCAAGGCCGAATCTCAAGAGTAGTCCTTCAACCTCCGAGACCAACCAATCTGCTCGCCTTGATTATGTACAACACTCAGCTCCCCAACAAGTACCTGAACATTTAAGTCTTCAAGAATGCAAGCCAGGAACCTGCCTAAGCCTCTTCAGTGAAGAAACTTCAACAACCAAAGATGGATTTCACACAGAAAGACCAGCAGGTAGCCATAAATCAGTTGAAGATGAAAGTTGGAGTGCCTCTGTGGAGTGCGATCTTGACCTCAAACTAAGCATCGGCCCCAGTTCACATGCAACAAAAGGACGACCTTGGCTATTCTCTGGCAGCAGGGAAAGACACCCTTCTGGTCAGCATCCGTGA
- the LOC133927294 gene encoding uncharacterized protein LOC133927294 isoform X2, translating into MRIRASGMATDLLGTHRIRSALLEIKDTAITIGIKSRDCIHKIAKLLLKARQKLLYTLEVPMDKHSRQDSKESVRRTIMEHDKLFRQQKSLMTELGCENHSFQSRTEETHEVVQGSRPNLKSSPSTSETNQSARLDYVQHSAPQQVPEHLSLQECKPGTCLSLFSEETSTTKDGFHTERPAGSHKSVEDESWSASVECDLDLKLSIGPSSHATKGRPWLFSGSRERHPSGQHP; encoded by the exons ATGAGAATCAGGGCTTCAG GAATGGCTACTGATTTGCTTGGTACTCACAGAATCCGCTCTGCCTTGTTGGAGATAAAAGATACAGCAATCACAATAGGTATAAAAAGTAGAGATTGTATTCATAAAATAGCCAAATTATTGCTGAAAGCTAGGCAAAAGCTTTTATACACCTTGGAAGTGCCAATGGACAAGCATTCCAGACAAGACAGTAAGGAATCAGTTCGGAGAACAATCATGGAGCATGATAAGCTTTTCAGGCAGCAG AAATCACTGATGACTGAACTAGGTTGTGAGAATCATAGTTTCCAATCTAGAACAGAAGAAACTCATGAAGTGGTGCAGGGATCAAGGCCGAATCTCAAGAGTAGTCCTTCAACCTCCGAGACCAACCAATCTGCTCGCCTTGATTATGTACAACACTCAGCTCCCCAACAAGTACCTGAACATTTAAGTCTTCAAGAATGCAAGCCAGGAACCTGCCTAAGCCTCTTCAGTGAAGAAACTTCAACAACCAAAGATGGATTTCACACAGAAAGACCAGCAGGTAGCCATAAATCAGTTGAAGATGAAAGTTGGAGTGCCTCTGTGGAGTGCGATCTTGACCTCAAACTAAGCATCGGCCCCAGTTCACATGCAACAAAAGGACGACCTTGGCTATTCTCTGGCAGCAGGGAAAGACACCCTTCTGGTCAGCATCCGTGA